One segment of Setaria viridis chromosome 4, Setaria_viridis_v4.0, whole genome shotgun sequence DNA contains the following:
- the LOC117853689 gene encoding pentatricopeptide repeat-containing protein At3g61360, with the protein MPLRLLPPPRRAAAPLLTPTVPHLARLLLSHAPATPPLLLALLPACPSLLTPLLSHLLLSHSPPLPALSLYRCLLALPHFPVPGSSLPVLLRLLARSRRHAHLSFPLLESLPSTHPHLLSTPALAVLLSTALSESAPGASFDAAVTCFDSAARVWARAGRAFGAAELNALLRAFCARGRVAEARALFHRYCDAYPPDTRTFNTLLLGFKEAGHAQALDLFYHDAVLRGFVPDAVSYCVRMDAYCKKGRFADALELLDEMRRRENCKPTLQVFTTLIYGAGIVRNAARAQLLFDEMEKWGVTPDRGAHNALMGAYVRARDLKSAMAVMDKMERKGVGLDDVSYNTMFCGFQRVGNLEGIWKVYSKIVASGFMPRTRTTMLLMKVFCENGRPDLGLELWDYIMGKGCVPHRHALDILVTGLCCRGVVSEAYRCFREIIEMGMAPTERAFRVLEGFLRRTREYGKVEEIRQMMKVVQLEGHQIEEEPM; encoded by the coding sequence ATGCCCCttcgcctcctcccgccgcctcgccgcgccgccgcgccgctccttACCCCGACCGTCCCCCACCTCGCGCGGCTTCTCCTCTCCCACGCGCCGGCcaccccgccgctcctcctcgcgctcctcccgGCCTGCCCCTCCCTCCTCACGCCGCTCCTCTcccatctcctcctctcgcactcgccgccgctccccgcgcTCTCCCTGTACCGCTGCCTCCTCGCGCTCCCGCACTTCCCCGTGCCGGGCAGCTCCCTACCCGtcctgctccgcctcctcgcgcgctcccgccgccacgcccaccTCTCGTTCCCGCTGCTCGAGTCCCTCCCGTCCACGCacccccacctcctctccaCGCCCGCGCTCGCCGTCCTACTCTCCACCGCGCTCTCCGAGTCCGCGCCCGGCGCGTCCTTCGACGCCGCCGTCACCTGCTTCGACTCAGCCGCCCGCGTCTGGGCGCGCGCGGGCCGGGCCTTCGGCGCCGCCGAGCTCAACGCGCTGCTCCGCGCCTTCTGCGCCCGCGGCCGCGTCGCCGAGGCGCGCGCGCTCTTCCACCGCTACTGCGACGCCTACCCGCCCGACACGCGCACCTTCAACACGCTGCTGCTCGGGTTCAAGGAGGCCGGCCACGCCCAGGCGCTGGATCTCTTCTACCATGACGCCGTGCTGCGCGGCTTCGTCCCGGACGCCGTGTCGTACTGTGTGAGGATGGATGCCTACTGCAAGAAAGGCAGGTTTGCGGACGCCCTCGAGCTGCTCGATGAAATGCGCAGGAGAGAGAACTGCAAGCCGACGCTGCAGGTGTTCACCACATTGATATATGGAGCTGGAATTGTGAGGAACGCAGCGCGGGCACAGCTGCTGTTTGATGAAATGGAGAAGTGGGGAGTGACCCCTGACCGCGGTGCTCACAATGCGCTAATGGGCGCGTATGTGAGGGCTAGGGATTTGAAGTCTGCGATGGCGGTGATGGACAAGATGGAGAGGAAGGGGGTTGGCTTGGATGATGTTAGCTACAACACAATGTTTTGTGGGTTCCAGAGAGTTGGCAACTTGGAGGGGATCTGGAAGGTGTACAGCAAGATAGTTGCTTCAGGGTTTATGCCGAGGACCAGGACGACTATGCTGCTCATGAAGGTCTTCTGCGAGAATGGCCGACCTGACCTTGGGCTGGAGCTGTGGGATTATATAATGGGAAAAGGATGTGTACCTCACCGGCATGCACTGGATATTCTGGTTACTGGTTTATGCTGTAGGGGTGTGGTTTCTGAGGCATACAGGTGTTTTAGGGAGATCATCGAGATGGGAATGGCACCTACAGAGCGAGCATTTAGGGTTTTGGAAGGGTTTTTAAGGCGTACACGGGAATACGGGAAGGTTGAGGAGATTAGGCAAATGATGAAGGTTGTCCAGCTGGAGGGGCATCAGATTGAAGAAGAGCCAATGTGA
- the LOC117852587 gene encoding uncharacterized protein, with product MRTSSWNMRTRAPGMAADLLGTHRILLALLEIKETITRDIESRDSFKKTAKLLLKASGQKLLHSLEEPMDEHSKHDSKESVRRTIMEHDKVFRQQVHELHRLYHVQKSLMTEVGCGKHFQSRTEESQQIVQRSRSNHNRSPSTSETNQSACLGNAQHSATPQVPQHLGLQECKPRTCLSLFSEENSATKEGNRTENPVGSHKAVEDGNCSASVESDLDLKLSIGPSSPATKGPHWLFSGSRERNPSGQHR from the exons ATGAGAACCAGCAGCTGGAACATGAGAACCAGGGCACCAG GAATGGCTGCTGATCTGCTTGGTACTCATAGAATCCTCCTCGCCTTGTTGGAGATAAAGGAAACCATCACAAGGGATATAGAGAGTAGAGATTCTTTCAAGAAGACAGCCAAATTATTGCTGAAAGCTAGTGGGCAAAAGCTTTTGCACTCCTTGGAGGAGCCAATGGATGAGCATTCCAAGCATGATAGTAAGGAATCTGTTAGGAGAACAATCATGGAGCATGATAAGGTCTTCAGACAACAG GTGCACGAACTGCATCGGCTATATCATGTACAGAAATCACTGATGACTGAAGTTGGTTGTGGGAAGCATTTCCAATCTAGAACAGAAGAAAGTCAACAAATAGTGCAGAGATCAAGATCAAACCATAACAGAAGTCCTTCCACCTCTGAGACTAATCAATCTGCTTGCCTTGGTAATGCACAACACTCTGCTACCCCGCAAGTACCTCAACATTTGGGTCTTCAAGAATGCAAACCAAGAACATGCTTAAGCCTCTTCAGTGAAGAAAACTCAGCAACCAAAGAAGGAAATCGCACAGAAAACCCAGTAGGCAGCCATAAAGCAGTCGAAGATGGAAATTGTAGTGCCTCTGTGGAGAGTGATCTTGACCTCAAACTAAGCATCGGCCCCAGTTCACCTGCAACAAAAGGACCACATTGGCTATTCTCGGGCAGCAGGGAAAGAAACCCTTCTGGTCAGCATCGATGA
- the LOC117852588 gene encoding nifU-like protein 3, chloroplastic: MRLCLRQAAAAATSSPLAATIRKNSPSSLTHGRLSFSHTSLQATPNHRGNRAGWAVRVLPLTEENVEMVLDEVRPSLMADGGNVALHEIDGLVVVLKLQGACGSCPSSTMTLKMGIETRLRDKIPDILEVEQIVDTETGLELNTDNVEKVLDEIRPYLSGTGGGSIELLQIDGYVVKIRIGGPAAGVMTVRVAVTQKLREKIPSILAVQLTE, from the exons ATGAGGCTCTGTCTCCGGcaagcggcggccgcggccacaAGCTCCCCCCTCGCAGCCACCATCCGCAAG AATTCTCCAAGCTCCCTCACCCATGGCCGCCTCAGCTTCAGCCACACGTCGCTGCAGGCGACGCCGAACCACCGCGGAAACCGAGCAG GGTGGGCGGTGCGCGTGCTTCCGCTGACGGAGGAGAACGTGGAGATGGTGCTGGACGAGGTGCGGCCGAGCCTGATGGCGGACGGCGGCAACGTGGCGCTGCACGAGATCGACGGCCTCGTCGTCGTGCTCAAGCTGCAGGGGGCCTGCGGCTCCTGCCCCAGCTCCACCATGACGCTCAAGATGGGCATCGAGACGCGCCTCCGTGACAAGATCCCCGACATCCTCGAGGTCGAGCAGATCGTCGACACCGAGACCGGCCTCGAGCTCAACACCGACAACGTGGAGAAG GTACTTGATGAGATCAGACCATACCTCTCCGGTACCGGAGGTGGAAGCATCGAGCTCCTCCAGATCGATGGATATGTCGTCAAGATTAGAATCGGTGGACCTGCAGCTGGTGTAATGACAGTACGAGTAGCTGTGACACAAAAACTGAGGGAAAAGATACCTTCCATCTTGGCTGTTCAGCTCACAGAGTAG